In Salinibacterium sp. ZJ70, one DNA window encodes the following:
- a CDS encoding iron ABC transporter permease has protein sequence MTTLTRTHRSSGVAALRRPVPVRLLWFAAGCAVLATLVLASVAFGVRDVSLAEITAALGGSTDGFGEAAVAARLPRTALAILVGAALALSGATLQAVTRNPLADPGILGLTGGAALAVVTGIAFFGLAHPVTTVVVAIVGATAAGIAVYAIGSLGRGGATPLKLALAGAATAAALTSLVNAILLPRVDVLTEFRFWQIGGVGGAVWERIWLVAPFLALGALVCLMCARGMNSLALGDDLAAGLGENVARTRLVASLGAFVLCGAATAIAGPIAFVGLVVPHVCRLLVGSDHRLLLPFSALTGAVLLLASDIVGRLVARPGEVEVGIITALIGAPFFIAIVRRQKVREL, from the coding sequence GTGACCACGCTCACCAGAACGCACCGATCATCGGGGGTCGCCGCTCTGCGACGCCCGGTGCCCGTGCGACTGCTGTGGTTCGCCGCGGGATGCGCGGTGCTCGCAACGCTCGTGCTCGCCTCGGTGGCGTTCGGCGTGCGAGACGTCTCGCTCGCCGAGATCACCGCGGCCCTCGGCGGTTCGACGGATGGCTTCGGCGAGGCGGCCGTCGCCGCCCGCCTGCCTCGCACGGCCCTTGCGATCCTGGTGGGCGCAGCCCTCGCCCTCTCGGGCGCGACGCTGCAGGCCGTCACCCGCAATCCGCTCGCCGACCCCGGGATCCTGGGGCTCACGGGCGGCGCGGCGCTTGCGGTCGTCACCGGCATCGCCTTCTTCGGGCTGGCGCATCCGGTCACGACCGTGGTGGTCGCGATCGTCGGCGCGACGGCGGCCGGCATCGCCGTCTATGCGATCGGTTCGCTCGGCCGCGGCGGCGCCACCCCCCTCAAGCTCGCCCTCGCGGGCGCTGCGACGGCCGCTGCCCTCACCTCTCTCGTCAACGCGATCCTGCTGCCCCGCGTCGACGTGCTCACCGAGTTCAGGTTCTGGCAGATCGGCGGAGTGGGCGGAGCGGTCTGGGAACGCATCTGGCTCGTCGCCCCGTTCCTCGCCCTCGGCGCGCTGGTGTGCCTCATGTGCGCGCGCGGAATGAACTCGCTCGCCCTCGGCGACGACCTCGCGGCGGGGCTCGGCGAGAACGTCGCACGCACACGCCTCGTCGCCTCCCTCGGTGCGTTCGTGCTGTGCGGCGCCGCGACCGCCATCGCCGGCCCCATCGCCTTCGTCGGCCTCGTCGTGCCGCACGTGTGCCGACTGCTCGTGGGGTCGGATCACCGCTTGCTGCTGCCGTTCTCGGCGCTCACGGGCGCTGTGCTGCTGCTCGCCTCCGACATCGTGGGACGCCTCGTGGCGCGACCCGGCGAGGTGGAGGTGGGCATCATCACGGCGCTCATCGGCGCCCCGTTCTTCATCGCGATCGTGCGCCGTCAGAAGGTGCGCGAGCTGTGA
- a CDS encoding alpha/beta fold hydrolase, translated as MHVAASGPTTAPTVLLLHGGGVGGWMWRPLLGELGDDVHALVPDLPGHDGSASESYLGHTATIDALIRMLDEHGARSRVTVVGFSLGAQLATMLASTEPLRIAHAVIVSAQAEPLRFAGATLALLRYMAPLARNARFARAQAAELRVPESLMTDYVRTSATMSADDMVASVGENLRFTVPERWSRFPGRADVVVGERERALMRRSAAALHEALPSSRLTTFEGVGHAIPFERPRELANLIRAGLPTP; from the coding sequence GTGCACGTCGCCGCATCCGGGCCCACGACGGCGCCGACCGTGCTGCTGCTGCACGGCGGCGGCGTCGGGGGCTGGATGTGGCGTCCCCTGCTCGGTGAGCTGGGCGACGACGTGCATGCGCTCGTTCCGGACCTGCCGGGGCATGACGGCAGCGCCTCCGAGTCGTACCTGGGGCACACAGCGACGATCGACGCGCTCATCCGGATGCTCGACGAGCACGGCGCGCGATCGCGCGTCACCGTCGTCGGCTTCTCGCTCGGCGCACAGCTCGCGACGATGCTCGCATCCACCGAACCGCTGCGCATCGCGCACGCCGTCATCGTGAGCGCGCAGGCAGAGCCGCTGCGGTTCGCGGGGGCGACCCTCGCGCTTCTGCGCTACATGGCGCCGCTCGCCCGCAACGCGCGCTTCGCCCGCGCGCAAGCCGCCGAACTGCGCGTGCCGGAGTCGCTCATGACGGACTATGTGCGTACATCAGCGACCATGAGCGCCGACGACATGGTCGCCTCCGTGGGCGAGAACCTGCGCTTCACGGTGCCCGAGCGGTGGTCGCGATTCCCTGGGCGTGCGGATGTCGTCGTGGGCGAGCGCGAGCGCGCCCTGATGCGCCGCTCGGCTGCCGCGCTCCACGAGGCGCTCCCGTCGAGTCGGCTCACGACGTTCGAGGGTGTGGGTCACGCGATCCCGTTCGAGCGTCCCCGCGAACTCGCCAACCTCATCCGCGCGGGTCTCCCCACCCCCTGA
- a CDS encoding GntR family transcriptional regulator: MLIRIDPASDVAIYDQIAASVRADASRGMLTPGDRLPPARELADALQVNIHTVLRAYQVLRDEGLVDLRRGRGAVITEAAVDAGAIVESVRALVAAAREQGVGAQTLISLIREEYPA, translated from the coding sequence GTGCTCATCCGCATCGACCCGGCGTCCGACGTCGCGATCTACGACCAGATCGCGGCCTCCGTGCGTGCCGATGCCTCCCGGGGAATGCTCACCCCGGGCGATCGGCTTCCGCCAGCCCGCGAACTCGCCGACGCCCTCCAGGTGAACATCCATACCGTGCTGCGCGCCTATCAGGTCCTCCGCGACGAAGGGCTCGTCGACCTGCGTCGGGGCCGTGGCGCGGTGATCACCGAGGCCGCCGTCGACGCGGGCGCCATCGTCGAGAGCGTGCGCGCACTGGTCGCCGCCGCTCGCGAGCAGGGCGTCGGAGCCCAGACGCTCATCTCTCTCATCCGCGAGGAGTACCCCGCATGA
- a CDS encoding helix-turn-helix transcriptional regulator has translation MTPPPTDPDAMRSLQGLAHPLRVRLLDELSAYGPSTASALAERLGESSGATSYHLRQLARHGFVVEDEARGNGRERWWKRVPQSIELHAQGDAGPAEKAASALVTSEWFRTRASRLETYVARGEQMLEPDWDEAGTVSTVNLQLTREQTQELVSELGAITDRYAAQYREQDVPGARPVQVNVDVFALIDGLVRPQPAPTPETTTS, from the coding sequence GTGACCCCGCCTCCCACCGACCCCGACGCCATGCGCAGCCTCCAGGGCCTCGCCCACCCGCTGCGCGTGCGCCTGCTCGACGAGCTCAGCGCCTACGGTCCCTCGACCGCGAGCGCCCTCGCCGAGCGGCTGGGTGAGTCGAGCGGGGCCACGAGCTACCACCTGCGTCAGCTGGCCCGCCACGGCTTCGTCGTGGAAGACGAGGCACGCGGCAACGGGCGCGAGCGCTGGTGGAAGCGCGTCCCGCAGTCGATCGAGCTGCACGCCCAGGGCGACGCCGGTCCCGCCGAGAAGGCGGCGTCCGCCCTCGTGACCTCGGAGTGGTTCCGCACGCGCGCCAGCCGCCTCGAGACCTACGTCGCGCGCGGCGAGCAGATGCTCGAACCCGACTGGGACGAGGCCGGCACGGTGAGCACCGTCAACCTGCAGCTCACCCGCGAGCAGACGCAGGAGCTCGTCTCCGAGCTCGGGGCGATCACCGACCGCTACGCCGCGCAGTACCGCGAACAGGACGTCCCGGGTGCACGCCCGGTGCAGGTCAACGTAGACGTCTTCGCGCTCATCGACGGGCTCGTGAGGCCCCAGCCAGCCCCGACTCCGGAGACCACCACCTCATGA
- a CDS encoding iron chelate uptake ABC transporter family permease subunit, which produces MTAALIASGRRHRVRRRALVCAIIAAAVLALFVAALLMGRTFYPLADVVGVLLGEQIPGASFTVGELRLPRAVLAVLVGFAFGVAGVTFQTLLRNPLASPDIIGISWGASAAAVVAIVGFSVSQTAVSVVALAGAIVTAVAIYLLAHRGGFAGARLILIGIGISAMLQSVVAYMLSRAADWDLQAAMQWLAGSLNSASWERVAPLAVASALLVPALLLQSRKLGALRLGDDSAASLGIRVDRVRLTLIVCAVMLLAMATAASGPVAFVAFMAGPVAARLVGPGASLIVPAGLVGALLVLGADLAGQFAFDSRYPVGVITGVLGAPYLIYLLTRTNRSGASI; this is translated from the coding sequence GTGACCGCCGCACTCATCGCATCCGGACGCCGTCACCGCGTCCGACGGCGGGCGCTCGTGTGCGCGATCATCGCCGCCGCTGTGCTCGCGCTGTTCGTGGCTGCGCTCCTGATGGGCCGCACCTTCTATCCGCTCGCGGACGTCGTGGGGGTGCTGTTGGGCGAGCAGATTCCCGGCGCCTCGTTCACGGTGGGAGAGCTGCGACTGCCTCGCGCGGTGCTCGCTGTGCTCGTCGGGTTCGCGTTCGGCGTCGCGGGCGTCACGTTCCAGACCCTGCTGCGCAATCCGCTCGCCTCCCCCGACATCATCGGCATCAGCTGGGGCGCGAGCGCCGCCGCAGTCGTGGCGATCGTCGGGTTCTCGGTCAGCCAGACGGCGGTCTCGGTGGTCGCTCTTGCGGGTGCGATCGTGACGGCGGTGGCCATCTACCTGCTCGCGCATCGCGGCGGCTTCGCGGGGGCGCGGCTCATCCTCATCGGCATCGGCATCTCCGCCATGCTGCAGAGCGTCGTGGCGTACATGCTCTCGCGGGCCGCCGACTGGGACCTGCAGGCGGCGATGCAGTGGCTCGCAGGCAGCCTCAACTCGGCGAGCTGGGAGCGCGTCGCCCCGCTCGCCGTCGCATCGGCGCTGCTCGTGCCGGCGCTGCTGCTGCAGTCGCGCAAGCTCGGGGCGCTGCGCCTCGGCGACGACTCGGCCGCGAGCCTCGGCATCCGCGTGGATCGCGTGCGACTCACGCTCATCGTGTGCGCCGTGATGCTGCTCGCGATGGCGACCGCCGCGAGCGGCCCCGTCGCATTCGTGGCGTTCATGGCGGGCCCCGTGGCTGCGCGCCTCGTCGGCCCCGGCGCATCCCTCATCGTTCCCGCAGGGCTCGTGGGTGCGCTGCTCGTGCTCGGCGCCGACCTCGCGGGGCAGTTCGCGTTCGACAGCCGCTACCCCGTGGGCGTCATCACGGGTGTGCTGGGCGCCCCGTATCTCATCTACCTGCTGACCCGCACGAACCGATCCGGAGCCTCGATATGA
- the valS gene encoding valine--tRNA ligase — protein sequence MTHAIPEKPALEGLETKWRDTWESEGTFRFDRAAALSAGKDCVFSVDTPPPTASGSLHIGHVFSYTHMDLVARYQRMRGKHLFFPMGWDDNGLPTERRVQNYYGVRCDPTLPYVEGFVPPHEGGEGTSIKAADQVPISRRNFVELCEKLTIEDEKQFEELWRTLGLSVDWSLTYRTIGDEAQRVAQRAFLRNLARGEAYQADAPTLWDVTFRTAVAQAELEDKDQPAAYHRVSFHKQGGGTIEIETTRPELLAACVALVAHPDDERYQPYFGTTVTTPVFGVEVPVLAHHLAQKDKGSGIAMICTFGDVTDVVWWRELDLPNRAIIGFDGRILPESPAADLFTEAGKAAYAELVGKTVFSAKARMVELLQESGDLIGEPKKITHPVKFFEKGDKPLEIVSTRQWYIANGARDEKLKARLLASGEELQFHPDFMRVRYENWVGGLTGDWLISRQRFFGVPIPVWYPLDENGEALREQPIVPSEDMLPVDPSSDAAPGFDESQRGVPGGFIGELDIMDTWATSSLTPQIAGGWETDPELFDLVFPYALRSQGQDIIRTWLFTTLLRAQLEHGQTPWKHAAISGFIVDPDRKKMSKSKGNVVTPQGLLEDHGSDAVRYWAASSRLGTDAAFDPQNPKQIKIGRRLAIKVLNAAKFVYGFPYTDGAEVTEPLDIDMLAELARVVEQATRAYDEFDHARALEVTEQFFWTFCDDYLELVKERAYTGEGAGQASAVAALRRAIDVMLRLLAPVLPFATEEVWRWTHDDSVHTAAWPTVAELGVDGSPRGLLPAVSAALIGIRRAKTDAKASQKTEVLSATLAGPALLAEAAGDLQAVGRIQRLDLVEAAEVQVTDIQLAEQPEV from the coding sequence ATGACCCACGCCATTCCCGAGAAGCCCGCCCTCGAAGGGCTCGAGACCAAGTGGCGCGACACCTGGGAATCGGAAGGCACCTTCCGCTTCGATCGCGCCGCTGCGCTGAGCGCCGGCAAGGACTGCGTGTTCTCCGTCGACACGCCCCCGCCGACCGCATCCGGCAGCCTCCACATCGGCCACGTGTTCAGCTACACGCACATGGACCTCGTCGCGCGCTACCAGCGCATGCGCGGCAAGCACCTCTTCTTCCCGATGGGCTGGGATGACAACGGCCTCCCCACCGAGCGCCGCGTGCAGAACTACTACGGGGTGCGCTGCGACCCGACGCTCCCCTACGTCGAGGGCTTCGTGCCCCCGCACGAGGGCGGCGAGGGCACCTCGATCAAGGCGGCCGACCAGGTGCCGATCTCGCGCCGCAACTTCGTGGAGCTGTGCGAGAAGCTCACGATCGAGGATGAGAAGCAGTTCGAGGAGCTGTGGCGCACCCTCGGCCTCTCGGTCGACTGGTCGCTCACCTACCGCACCATCGGCGATGAGGCGCAGCGCGTCGCGCAGCGCGCCTTCCTGCGCAACCTCGCCCGCGGCGAGGCGTACCAGGCTGACGCCCCGACGCTGTGGGATGTCACGTTCCGCACCGCGGTCGCCCAGGCCGAGCTCGAAGACAAGGACCAGCCCGCGGCCTACCACCGCGTGAGCTTCCACAAGCAGGGCGGCGGCACCATCGAGATCGAGACGACGCGCCCCGAGCTGCTCGCCGCGTGCGTCGCGCTCGTCGCGCACCCGGATGACGAGCGCTACCAGCCCTACTTCGGCACCACCGTCACGACGCCCGTCTTCGGCGTCGAGGTGCCCGTGCTCGCCCACCACCTCGCCCAGAAGGACAAGGGATCCGGCATCGCCATGATCTGCACCTTCGGCGATGTGACCGACGTCGTGTGGTGGCGCGAACTCGACCTGCCGAACCGCGCGATCATCGGCTTCGACGGACGCATCCTGCCCGAGTCGCCCGCCGCCGACCTCTTCACCGAAGCCGGCAAGGCCGCCTACGCGGAGCTCGTGGGCAAGACCGTGTTCAGCGCCAAGGCGCGCATGGTCGAGCTGCTGCAGGAGTCGGGCGACCTCATCGGCGAGCCGAAGAAGATCACCCACCCCGTCAAGTTCTTCGAGAAGGGCGACAAGCCGCTCGAGATCGTCTCGACCCGCCAGTGGTACATCGCCAACGGCGCCCGCGACGAGAAGCTCAAGGCGCGCCTGCTCGCCTCGGGCGAGGAGCTGCAGTTCCACCCCGACTTCATGCGCGTGCGCTACGAGAACTGGGTCGGCGGCCTCACGGGCGACTGGCTCATCTCGCGACAGCGCTTCTTCGGCGTGCCGATCCCGGTGTGGTACCCGCTGGATGAGAACGGCGAGGCGCTGCGCGAGCAGCCCATCGTGCCGAGCGAGGACATGCTCCCCGTCGACCCCTCCTCGGATGCCGCCCCCGGCTTCGACGAGTCCCAGCGCGGCGTGCCCGGTGGCTTCATCGGCGAGCTCGACATCATGGACACCTGGGCCACCTCCAGCCTCACCCCGCAGATCGCGGGCGGCTGGGAGACCGACCCCGAGCTCTTCGACCTCGTGTTCCCGTACGCACTGCGCTCGCAGGGCCAGGACATCATCCGCACCTGGCTCTTCACGACGCTGCTGCGCGCGCAGCTCGAGCACGGGCAGACGCCGTGGAAGCACGCGGCCATCTCGGGCTTCATCGTCGACCCCGACCGCAAGAAGATGTCGAAGTCGAAGGGCAACGTCGTGACCCCGCAGGGTCTGCTCGAAGACCACGGCTCCGACGCTGTGCGCTACTGGGCCGCCTCGTCGCGTCTCGGCACGGATGCGGCGTTCGATCCGCAGAACCCGAAGCAGATCAAGATCGGCCGCCGCCTCGCGATCAAGGTGCTCAACGCCGCCAAGTTCGTCTACGGATTCCCGTACACCGACGGCGCGGAGGTCACCGAGCCGCTCGACATCGACATGCTCGCCGAGCTGGCCCGCGTGGTCGAGCAGGCGACGCGCGCCTACGACGAGTTCGATCACGCGCGCGCCCTCGAGGTCACGGAGCAGTTCTTCTGGACTTTCTGCGACGACTACCTCGAGCTCGTCAAGGAGCGCGCCTACACGGGCGAGGGCGCCGGCCAGGCGTCGGCCGTCGCGGCGCTGCGTCGCGCGATCGACGTCATGCTGCGCCTGCTCGCGCCCGTTCTGCCGTTCGCCACCGAGGAGGTGTGGCGCTGGACGCACGACGACTCGGTGCACACCGCCGCCTGGCCGACGGTCGCGGAGCTCGGTGTCGACGGCAGCCCGCGCGGCCTCCTGCCCGCCGTCTCGGCGGCGCTCATCGGCATCCGCCGCGCGAAGACGGATGCGAAGGCCTCGCAGAAGACCGAGGTGCTCTCGGCGACGCTCGCCGGGCCCGCCCTCCTCGCCGAAGCCGCGGGCGACCTGCAGGCCGTGGGCCGCATCCAGCGCCTCGACCTCGTGGAGGCCGCCGAGGTGCAGGTGACCGACATCCAGCTCGCGGAGCAGCCCGAGGTGTAG
- a CDS encoding iron-siderophore ABC transporter substrate-binding protein, which translates to MRAIRTVPLVLAAALALTACSATADTAPAGENDGTFPVTIEHAYGTTTITERPERVATVAWANHEVPLALGIVPVGMSKATWGDDDGDGVLPWVEDALEQLDAETPVLFDETDGIDFGAVADTQPDVILAAYSGISEEEYETLSKIAPVVAFPDVAWGTSYEDMIRLDSEALGLAEEGEELIQTLHTQVDDALAAQPDLVGKKVLFSYLDPSDLSQIGFYTSHDTRPGFLTGLGLPLPEIVEQESAKTSDFYVTVSAENADAFADVDVFVTYGDDAEATIAQLQADPLLSLIPAIADGRIAVLHNGTPLAASANPSPLSIGWGIDEYLGVLASGATGAE; encoded by the coding sequence GTGCGCGCCATTCGCACTGTGCCCCTCGTGCTCGCGGCAGCCCTCGCGCTCACCGCCTGCTCCGCGACAGCCGACACCGCTCCTGCCGGCGAGAACGACGGGACCTTCCCCGTGACGATCGAGCACGCCTACGGCACGACGACCATCACCGAGCGGCCCGAGCGTGTCGCGACGGTCGCCTGGGCGAACCACGAGGTGCCGCTCGCGCTCGGCATCGTGCCCGTGGGGATGAGCAAGGCCACCTGGGGCGACGACGACGGCGACGGCGTGCTGCCGTGGGTCGAGGATGCGCTCGAACAGCTCGACGCCGAGACCCCGGTGCTCTTCGACGAGACCGACGGCATCGACTTCGGCGCCGTCGCCGATACGCAGCCCGATGTGATCCTCGCCGCGTACTCCGGCATCAGCGAGGAGGAGTACGAGACGCTCTCCAAGATCGCCCCCGTCGTCGCGTTCCCCGACGTCGCGTGGGGCACCTCCTACGAGGACATGATCCGCCTCGACTCCGAGGCCCTCGGGCTCGCCGAGGAGGGCGAGGAGCTCATCCAGACCCTCCACACCCAGGTCGACGACGCACTCGCGGCCCAGCCCGACCTCGTCGGCAAGAAGGTGCTGTTCTCCTACCTCGACCCGAGCGATCTCAGCCAGATCGGCTTCTACACCTCCCACGACACCCGCCCCGGGTTCCTCACCGGCCTCGGCCTTCCCCTGCCGGAGATCGTGGAACAGGAGTCGGCGAAGACCTCCGACTTCTACGTGACCGTGAGCGCCGAGAACGCCGACGCGTTCGCCGATGTCGACGTGTTCGTCACCTACGGCGACGATGCGGAGGCCACGATCGCGCAGCTGCAGGCCGACCCGCTGCTCTCGCTCATCCCGGCGATCGCCGACGGCCGCATCGCGGTGCTGCACAACGGCACCCCGCTCGCCGCATCCGCCAACCCCTCCCCGCTGTCGATCGGCTGGGGCATCGACGAGTACCTGGGTGTGCTCGCGTCAGGCGCGACCGGCGCGGAGTGA
- a CDS encoding ABC transporter ATP-binding protein gives MTAHHTLAAVDATLAYGDRVVVDGLSLEISPGRITAIVGANGCGKSTLLRALARLLPTRRGRVLLDGADIAARPTKEVARLLGLLPQSPIAPEGIAVADLVGRGRHPHQKPLARWSQTDYAAVAAALDATDIADLADRSVDELSGGQRQRVWIAMALAQETDILLLDEPTTFLDVAHQVEVLDLLTDLNRDRGTTIVMVLHDLNLAARYADEIVAMVDGRIHAAGTPAEVVTPDIVREVYGLDNAVITDPTTGKPLVLPRGRHHVR, from the coding sequence ATGACCGCGCATCACACGCTCGCCGCCGTGGACGCGACCCTCGCGTACGGTGATCGCGTCGTCGTCGACGGGCTGTCGCTCGAGATCTCGCCGGGGCGGATCACAGCGATCGTCGGGGCGAACGGATGCGGCAAGTCGACGCTTCTGCGTGCGCTCGCCCGTCTTCTGCCGACGAGACGCGGTCGCGTGCTGCTCGACGGCGCGGACATCGCGGCGCGCCCCACCAAGGAGGTCGCCCGACTGCTCGGGCTTCTGCCGCAGAGCCCGATCGCTCCCGAGGGGATCGCCGTCGCCGACCTCGTGGGTCGCGGTCGCCACCCCCACCAGAAGCCTCTCGCGCGCTGGTCGCAGACCGACTACGCAGCTGTCGCCGCCGCACTCGATGCGACCGACATCGCCGACCTCGCCGATCGTTCCGTCGATGAGCTCTCAGGTGGGCAGCGGCAGCGCGTGTGGATCGCGATGGCGCTCGCCCAGGAGACCGACATCCTGCTGCTCGATGAGCCGACGACCTTCCTCGACGTGGCGCACCAGGTGGAGGTGCTGGATCTGCTCACCGACCTCAACCGCGACCGCGGCACGACGATCGTCATGGTGCTCCACGACCTGAACCTCGCGGCGCGCTACGCCGATGAGATCGTCGCGATGGTCGACGGACGCATCCACGCGGCGGGCACCCCAGCCGAGGTCGTCACCCCCGACATCGTTCGCGAGGTCTACGGTCTCGACAACGCCGTGATCACCGACCCCACGACGGGCAAGCCGCTCGTGCTCCCGAGAGGCCGACACCATGTCCGCTGA
- a CDS encoding M3 family metallopeptidase has protein sequence MTNPFLADSPLPYLLPDFAAIRDEHYLPAFEQGMAEQLAEIAAITAQEEEATFANTIEPLERSGAILERVATVFYTLSSSDTTEHIQQLEEELAPRLAAHHDAIVLDATLFARIDAVHRAHDDGTAPLDAEQAYLVERRRTEMVLAGAALDDAEKDRLKELNQQLSTLTTRFEKNLLEDTNDLAILVTDAAELDGLTPGELSAAREAALSRGLDGWLVTLVLPTGHPWLSSLTSPATRARIMEASLARSSRGGAHDNTALVLDIVRARAERARLLGFRDHASVVTADETAGDPEAVAGLLERLAPAAARNAETERDDLTRLAGSEITASDWAFAAEAVRRERYDLDTAALRPWFEAERVLQDGVFYAANRLYGLTFAERSDLRGWNDEVRVFEVSDDDGPFGLFVLDLYTRDSKRGGAWMNSLTTATTLLGHPPVVTNNLNVPRPAEGEPTLLTLDEVTTLFHEFGHALHGLFARATYPSLSGTNVFRDFVEFPSQVNEMWAMHPEVLANYARHYETGEPLDPAIAQRLRDAEQFGQGFRTSEYLQAALLDQAWHTLDVEQAAAVADVPGFEKDALVRVGLANDAIPPRYSTAYFQHVFAGGYDAGYYSYIWSEVLDADTVEWFAENGGLTRENGERFRRRLLEVAGSRHSLDAFRDFRGRDARIEPLLERRGLA, from the coding sequence GTGACGAATCCCTTCCTCGCCGACAGCCCGCTCCCCTACCTGCTTCCCGACTTCGCCGCGATCCGCGACGAGCACTACCTGCCCGCGTTCGAGCAGGGCATGGCCGAGCAGCTCGCCGAGATCGCCGCGATCACGGCGCAGGAGGAGGAGGCGACCTTCGCCAACACGATCGAGCCCCTCGAGCGCTCGGGCGCGATCCTCGAACGCGTCGCGACGGTCTTCTACACCCTGTCGTCCTCCGACACGACCGAGCACATCCAGCAGCTCGAAGAGGAGCTCGCGCCTCGGCTCGCCGCGCACCACGACGCGATCGTGCTCGACGCGACCCTGTTCGCGCGCATCGACGCCGTGCATCGCGCGCACGACGACGGCACCGCGCCGCTGGATGCCGAGCAGGCGTACCTCGTCGAGCGCCGCCGCACCGAGATGGTGCTCGCGGGCGCAGCCCTCGACGACGCCGAGAAGGATCGCCTCAAGGAGCTCAACCAGCAGCTGTCGACCCTCACCACCCGGTTCGAGAAGAACCTCCTCGAGGACACCAACGACCTCGCCATCCTCGTGACGGATGCCGCCGAGCTCGACGGGCTCACGCCGGGCGAGCTCTCCGCGGCGCGCGAAGCCGCCCTGTCGCGCGGTCTCGACGGCTGGCTCGTCACGCTCGTGCTGCCCACCGGCCACCCGTGGCTCTCCTCGCTCACCTCCCCCGCCACGCGGGCACGCATCATGGAGGCGTCGCTCGCGCGCTCATCGCGCGGAGGCGCACACGACAACACCGCACTCGTGCTCGACATCGTGCGCGCCCGCGCCGAACGCGCACGGCTCCTCGGCTTCCGCGACCACGCATCCGTCGTCACCGCCGACGAGACAGCCGGGGACCCCGAGGCTGTCGCCGGGCTGCTCGAGCGGCTCGCCCCCGCCGCGGCCCGGAACGCCGAGACCGAGCGCGATGATCTGACCCGACTTGCCGGGTCCGAGATCACCGCATCCGACTGGGCATTCGCCGCCGAGGCTGTGCGCCGCGAGCGCTACGACCTCGACACCGCAGCGCTGCGCCCCTGGTTCGAAGCCGAGCGCGTGCTGCAGGACGGCGTCTTCTACGCCGCGAATCGCCTCTACGGCCTCACCTTCGCCGAGCGCAGCGACCTGCGCGGGTGGAACGACGAGGTGCGCGTGTTCGAGGTGAGCGACGACGACGGCCCCTTCGGCCTGTTCGTGCTCGATCTCTACACGCGCGACTCGAAGCGCGGCGGCGCGTGGATGAACTCCCTCACCACCGCGACGACCCTGCTCGGCCACCCGCCCGTCGTCACCAACAACCTCAACGTGCCGCGCCCCGCCGAGGGCGAGCCGACGCTGCTCACGCTCGACGAGGTCACGACGCTCTTCCACGAGTTCGGCCATGCACTGCACGGGCTGTTCGCGCGAGCGACCTACCCGAGCCTCTCCGGAACCAACGTGTTCCGCGACTTCGTCGAGTTCCCCAGCCAGGTCAACGAGATGTGGGCCATGCACCCCGAGGTGCTCGCGAACTACGCGCGGCACTACGAGACGGGCGAGCCGCTCGACCCCGCGATCGCGCAGCGCCTGCGCGACGCCGAGCAGTTCGGCCAGGGCTTCCGTACGAGCGAATACCTGCAGGCGGCGCTTCTCGACCAGGCGTGGCACACGCTCGACGTCGAGCAGGCTGCGGCCGTCGCCGACGTCCCCGGCTTCGAGAAGGACGCTCTCGTGCGCGTCGGACTCGCGAACGACGCGATCCCGCCCCGCTACTCGACGGCATACTTCCAGCACGTCTTCGCGGGCGGCTACGACGCCGGCTACTACTCGTACATCTGGAGCGAGGTGCTCGACGCCGACACGGTCGAATGGTTCGCCGAGAACGGCGGGCTCACGCGCGAGAACGGGGAGCGCTTCCGTCGGCGCCTGCTCGAGGTCGCGGGCAGCCGTCACTCGCTCGACGCGTTCCGCGATTTCCGCGGTCGCGACGCGCGCATCGAGCCGCTGCTCGAGCGCCGCGGGCTCGCCTGA
- a CDS encoding GNAT family N-acetyltransferase — protein MTTTIRPPLPADEARWRELFRAYGEFYETQFGDDVLDRVWALLTTEGSGIDALLAERDGEVVGFAHFRSFPDTFTGGRDWFLDDLFVDPEVRGTGAGRALIEAIVERAHTSGAPATLRWITAESNTTAQALYDRIATRTSWVTYEKRF, from the coding sequence ATGACCACCACCATCCGCCCGCCCCTTCCCGCCGACGAGGCACGCTGGCGCGAGCTGTTCCGCGCCTACGGCGAGTTCTACGAGACCCAGTTCGGCGACGACGTGCTCGACCGCGTGTGGGCGCTGCTCACGACCGAGGGATCGGGCATCGACGCCCTCCTCGCGGAGCGCGACGGCGAGGTCGTGGGGTTCGCGCACTTCCGGTCGTTCCCCGACACGTTCACGGGCGGACGCGACTGGTTCCTCGACGATCTGTTCGTCGATCCCGAGGTGCGCGGCACGGGCGCGGGCCGCGCGCTCATCGAGGCGATCGTCGAACGCGCGCACACCTCGGGTGCGCCGGCGACGCTGCGGTGGATCACCGCGGAGTCGAACACCACTGCGCAGGCGCTCTACGACCGGATCGCGACGCGCACATCATGGGTGACCTACGAGAAGAGATTCTGA